GAAAAGCCCTCTTTAAAATGGCGTCTTTAGGGGCTTTGGGAAACTATTTCACCGATGAGATCATAATCGGAGGAATCGGTGATCCTCAATCTTACAATCTCGCCAACCTGTGCATTTCCCGCTGTAATGTATACCTGTCCGTCAATGTCCGGGGCCTGTCTTGACGAACGTCCCTTAAGCAGGAGTTCGGTTTCCTCGCTGTATCCTTCGATGAGCACCATTTCTTCCTTATCGACCAGGCTGCGGTTATGCTTGAATGAAACCCTCGCCTGGGTCCGCATCAACTTCTTGTAACGTTCCCTCTTGATCCGTTCGGAAACCTGTTCGGCCATCTCGAATGCAGGTGTGCCCTCTTCCCTGGAGTAGCAGAACACCCCCATGCGATCGAAGCGGGTTTCTTCAACAAATTGAACAAGCTTCTTGAAGTCGTCATCTGTTTCACCGGGAAAACCGACAATGAATGAGGTCCTGATGGCAATACCCGGTACTTCCGTCCTCAGCTTTGCAATAAGTTCCCTGATCTCAGCTTCACTGCTCCTGCGGTTCATCTGTTTCAGAATCGGGTCGCTGATGTGCTGGAGAGGTATGTCCAGGTATTTGCATACCTTGTCCTCCTCCTTGATCAGCTTGATCAGGCTGTCGCTGATGCCGTCGGGGTAGGCATAGAGAAGACGGATCCATTGCAATCCCTCCAGTTTTACCAGCGACCTGATCAGCGCCTCAAGAGTTGCTCCTTCGTTCAGATCCTTGCCATAGCCGGTAATATCCTGGGCAATGAGGTTGATCTCCCTGACCCCCTTGGCCACCAACCCCTTTGCTTCCCTGAGAAGCTTGTCCATGGGACGGGACCTGAAAGAACCCCGCAGGGAAGGGATGACACAGTATGAACAGCAGTTGGAACAGCCTTCGGCGATCTTGAGATATGCGGTGTAGTAGGGGGACGACTGCAACCTGGGCAGTTCGTCATCATAAAGAAAGTTGGGATCGCCGGTATAGCAGAGCTGTTCCGAAAGTCCCCGTTTTTCGGCAATGATTTCAGCAATACGGGGGTAATCGCCGGTGCCGACAAAAATGTCGACCTCGGGTAGTTCTTTGACCAGTTCCTCCTGATACCGCTGGGGGAGGCATCCGGTGACGATCAGCATTTTACAACGGGCATCATGTTTGCGGTCGGCCAGGTCCAGAATGGTGTCGATGCTCTCCTGCTTTGCTTCCTTGATAAAAGAACAGGTGTTGACAATGATGATATCGGCTTCATGTTCGTCGGTGGTTACCTCGTAGCTGTCCTTTGACAGGTAGCCAAGCATTACCTCGGCGTCCACCAGGTTTTTCGGACAACCCAGGCTGACCAGACTTACTTTTTCTTTACTGTTCGTACTCAAAATTACTCCTTTTTTAAGCGGTCGGCGGTATTCAGTCGGCAGTCGGCAGTGGCGGTCAGCAGCAAGTTGCTGACGGTGCCCCGGCCTGGTTTACTCGGCTACTGCCTGAAATTGACAAACTGCAGATCGAGGCCCAGGTCTTTGCCCTTGAGCAGTTGGATGACCTGCTGCAGGTCGTCGATGTTCTTTCCCGTTACACGTACCTGATCATCCTGGATCTGGCTTTGCACCTTCAGCTTGGTCTCCTTGATGACATTGTTGATCTCCTTGCCCTTTTCCTTGGATACTCCCTGCTGAACGTCGATCACCTGGCGCACCATGCTGCCGGAGGCATTTTCCACCTTGCCGTACTGCAAAGCCTTGGCTGAAATGCCCCTCTTGATGAACTTGGACTGCAGGATGTCGATGATTGCCTTGAGCCGGAAGTCATCTTCGGTCAGAACCTTGATGGCATCCTTTTCAAGGGTAACCTCGCTCTTCGAACCCTTGAAATCGTAACGTTGGGCTATCTCCTTTACTGCCTGATTTACGGCGTTGTCAACTTCCTGCATATCAACTTTTGATACGATATCGAATGACGGCATCTCTCCTCCTGAATAACATCTGATTTCATTTAGTCTGACCGGGATTGATAACCTCTACCCCGCTCGGTACCTTGAAATTGAACCTGTCGCTGCGCATGCCCCGGTTAACCTTGATGTTGCTGAATTCAATGACCGTGCGGTTGCCGAAAGAGTCGAAAACGACCGAATAGGCAATGGGGAATGGATCGGCAGCCTGTCCTTCCCTGGTAAAGCTTGCCACTGCCTGTGCCTTGATGCCAAGATGCAGCTTTGCCATTGCCTGGCTTGGTTTCTTGGGTATCAGCTCCAGGAGGTAATTTCCTTTTTTGTCGCGGCCATCGCCGGCAAACCTGATGTTGAAATCCCGAGAGACGTGTCCCATGCCGCTCAGATAGTTGAGGGCGACCGAATTGCCCCCCTCGAACAGGGAAGCCACATCCGAAACCATTACCTGTCTGTTTTCAGGCAGATAATACCAGACTTTTTTGCCATTGGAGATAATCTGCTGCCTGGGCTTCGAGTAGTTGAAGCTGAACATGGCCTGCCCGTTTGCTCCTTTTTTCAGGAACAGTTCTCCGGCGCCACGCTCCTTGCGTTTCATCGATGCGATTTCTGTCTGCTGGGAAAAATCGGCCTGCAGGTCGTTCAATGTCCTGTAGCCCTGTTCGAGAGTTTTGACCACATCGTTCATTTCTGCAGCTAATCCATGCTGCGGCAGAGCCGATTGCAGCAGAACCACGCATGACAAAAGAAGGATGGAAAAACATGAACGCATTTGAAGCACCTCTTTGGGGATAGCGATTCCCTATAAATTTACAAAGGCGACATTTGATCATGTCGCCTTTTGTCCTGGCAAAGGTCGAAGAAACCCTGATTCCTACGGTGGCGAAGGCCTTACAACATCGACTCCGGCCGGAATGACAAACTCGAAAAGCTGGTCGGACATGATGGTGTTGGCTCTGATGTTGCTGAATTCCATTATAGTGGTATTTTGCTGATGATCAACCACCGTTGTTGACAGAACGGGGAAAGCCAGGTCCTGCCGGAGCGGGTCGTTGAAGAGCCTGCTAATATCGCGGTTGTTTTGAACATAGAGCAGAACCGCATCCCGACGAACGGCGATGAACAGTTTCTCTATGGTTGCCGTAGCACGACGCGGCGTCAGCTCAAGGATGTAATTGCCTTCGATATCCTGTGCCTGGGAGGGAGCAGTGATAAGGAAATCTTTCGAGATCCGCCCCAGCCCCTGAAGGAAGTTGGAGGCACGGTCCCGGTCCGGGTTGAACCTGGAGGGCTCGAAGACGAAGCTCACATCGCTCAAGAGCACCTTGCGGCTTTCCGGCAGATACATCCACAAGGTTCTTCCGTTGCTGACAATTTCCTGGGTGGTGGGACGGAAGTAATCAAAACGGAACTTGATGGGATCACCGTCCGTTGCAGCCTTGAGGAACATCTGTCCATCGGCGCGCATTTCCCGGTTCTCCCTGGCTATGGTCGAGCGCTGAAAGAAATCGGCGGTCAGGGTACTGAGTGCCCGGTAGGACTGTTCCACCGTGTTGACTACGTCCTTCAGGCCTACAGTAATCTTTTCTGCCGCACTGGCTTCGGCTGAAATTGCCGTCAGGACAAGGAACAGGGCAATGATCGCTCTTACCGTGATTTTCATGATTGCTCTCCCATAAAAACAGCAAAATGCTATATCACATGACTGTCAATATTGCCACAAGTCTTTGACCTCCGCAACTGACTTTCAGTTGCTTCAAATGAAATTTAAGTCATAAGATTTGACGCTGACGGGCGGCATGCGTTAAAGCAGGTTCGGTATATCCAGGATGTAAACGATTTCTCCGTCCCCCAGAATGGCGCTGCCAAGCAGCCCTTTCAGCTTCAGCAGCGGCCTGCCCAGCGGTTTTATGAACAGCTCATGTTGTGTCAGAAATGAGTCCACAACGAGGCCGAGCTTTCTGCCCCTGATTTCGCAGGTGATGAGAGAGATGTCTCCCCCTGCCGTGGGCATGGGGGGGAGGCGTAAAATGCGGTTAAGGCTGAGAAGGGGAATGGTTTCCCCCTCCAGAATGAAGACGCTCTGTTTTCCCTTTTTCAGGATCAGGTCTCTTTCCAGCTGACGGGTCTGCGTAATGGCAGTTACCGGCACTGCCACCTTCATCTGTCCGCAGTAGACAACCAGGGTCTGCATAATGGATATGCCGGCCGGGACACTCAGGTGAAAGCTGCTTCCCTTACCCTGCTCCGTGTCGATCAGCAGTGTGCCCCCAAGTGCATGAACTGCCGATTTCACAGCATCCATGCCGACTCCGCGTCCGGAGACCTCCGTGACTTCCCCGGCTGTGGAAAAGCCGGGCAGGCAAGTGAGCATAAGGGCATTGTGCTTCGACAAACCCGCTGCCTCTTCCCTGGTGATCAGCCCCTTTTCCAGAGCGGATGAAATTAGCTGGGCAGGCTCCATTCCCTTGCCGTCATCCTCTATGATGATCGAGACCCGGTCTTTCTCCCTGCGAACCGACAGGCGAATTTTCCCCTTTGCCGGCTTGCCGGCGGCCAAGCGTTCTCCTGGAAGTTCAATGCCGTGATCGACCCCATTGCGCAGGATATGGATCAGGGGGTCAGATAATGATTCGAGGATTCCTCGATCCAGCTCCACTTCACTGCCGCTGACCTCAAGAGCGATTTCCTTGCCCGCTTTTTTTGCCAGATCACGGACAATTCTGGGGAAACGGTCGCCGATCTGGAAAAAAGGAATAAGCCGGGCCTTCATGACTTGATCATGCAGGCTGCGTAGCAGTTTCCCCAGCTCAATGCAGGCATTATCCAGGTCGGGTTGTTTGAGGCGGCTGCTGACGGTGAAAATCCTGGACTTACTGGTTATCAGCTCCCCGGTAAGGTTGATCAGAGAATCGAGAAGTTCTGTTCTTACCCGGATGGTCGGTGAACCGTCTGTCTCCGGGGGAGAAGCGTTTGCTTTTGCCGGAGGTGCCGGGAGACCGGTCTTTGTGGTTGGCGAAGGAGCATCGTTGCGGGGAAAGTTGACAATCCGGCGGATCAGATCGTCGGTACTGCGGTTGGCGGTAACGTTCCGGTCAACATCGCCGATCATTGTTTCCAGCAGGTCTGCCCCTTCGAGAAACAGATCTGCGGCCAGGCTATCGAATACCAGAGCCCCCTTGCGCAACCGGTCCATGAGGTCTTCCAACTTGTGGGCCAGTTCAGAGATGTCACCGTATCCCATGGATGCCGCCATTCCCTTTATGGAGTGGGCGGCGCGAAAAAGGGCGTCCAGGGTGCTGCGATCGCCGGGGTCACCTTCCAGAGAGAGTATGTGATTGCCGATGGCTCTGAGATGTTCTCGCGATTCGGTAACGAAGAGCTCCCTGTAGTGGGACATGTCCATGAATCAGGCTCCCCCGCTTCGGTTGCCGATATTTACCCCATCAGCCATTGATGGTTGCCTCCAGTCTCTGCAACAGCTTGTCCAGGGCCAGAAGCCTGATTACCTGCGTGCCGTCGGAAATAATCCAATCGCTCAGTTCATCGTCTTCCTCTGTCGGCTTACGTTCCATTGTCTCTGTGGCCGCAATAGCCAGAACTCCATCTACCCAGATTGCAAGGCTGGCAAAGCGGTCTTCCAATACCAGTATCTTTCCGTCAAATTTGCGGTGGCCCTGGTTCAGCATGAGGGACAGGTCGACAACCGCCTTGATATTGCCATGTGAGTTCATCGCGCCGATCAAGTGAGCCGGTGCCCGGGGAATCGGGGATAAGGGGGGGGGCTCGACAACTTCCGCCACCTGTTGAAGATCGATTGCGTAGGTGGAATCCATGAGGGTGAAAAGAAGATAAGGGCTGGTGTTTGACTCGCTCATGACTCCGGAGTTTCTCCTCCGGGGGTGCGGAATTGTTCGACGACCTTGAGCAGCGCTTCGGCCAGCTTGGTCAACTCAATGGTCGCCCGGACCATCTCCTGCATGGCGGACGATTGCTCTAATGTCGCTGCCGAGACTTCTTCCGTAGCTGCAGCGTTGTCTTCGGCAACTTTAGCAATCTCATCGATCATTCCCACCATCTTGCCGGCGCCTTCGGTCTGCAGTTGTGAAAGTTCCGTGATGCTGCTGGTCTTGCGTTCGGTTTCCATGACGGTGTTGAGAATATCCCGGAAAGATTCTGCCGTGGTATCGATATTTCTTTTACCAGCTTCAATATTTCTAGAGCTATCGGTGATGGTCTCGTAGACTCTGCGGCTTTCTTCCTTGACCATGCTGATCAGTTCGATGATGTCGGCTGCCGATTTTCCGGTGCCGTCTGCAAGCTTGCGTACCTCATCGGCGACGACGGCAAAACCTCTTCCGTATTCACCTGCTTTTGCTGCTTCTATGGAGGCATTCAGGGCGAGGAGATTGGTCTGACGGGCGATTTCACCTATAAAATCGGCAATTCTCCCCACCTGCAGCAGTTTGGCATTCAAGTCCATGAACTGGACGCCGACCCGTTCCACATCGTCGAAGAATAGCTTGACGCGCATCAGGGAGTCCTTGGCCAGGTCTCCCCCCCGATGGGCGGTTAAACTGGTTTCCCTGGCGGCTCTTGAAGCCTCGTTGGCCCTTCTGGAAATCATCTCCATGGAGGCAGCCATTTCATGGATGACCTTGGAACTCCTGGTGACCATCTCTGCCTGGGTTTCTGCCCCCCTGGAGATCTGCTCCACAGCCTGTGCCACTTCCTCCGTGGAAGCGTTTATTTCCAGGGCGTTTGTAGAGATTGTCCGGGACGAGAGAGAGACCCGTTCAGAGGTTTCCCTGATGTGCTTGACCAACTGGCGCAGGTTCTGCACCATCAGGTTGATGGAATCGGAAATATCGTGGGTCTCGTCTTTGACATAGGCATCTTTGAGTTTGATCTCCCTGGTCAGGTCGCCTCTGCTTATGTCTTCCGTCGCAGCAGTAAGAAGGGAGATATTCTTGGTAAAGCTCTTGGAAAAGAACCAGCCGAGAATCAGGCCGATGGTAACGGCAACGGCATAGGTGAGGATATTGGTGCCTTCCGGCGAATACCCCACATGTTTGACAAGACCGGGGGTGAAGGCGACAGTGGCGACAACCAGTATGAAACCGAGGATGAATTTGTAACCTATGGCAATACGCATGGAACTCTCCCTGAAGGATCTGGAACTGCTTCAGAAACTGATACTCAAACGGCCCGATAAATGCGTTCTATGGGGCAAACCGTATTGAAAAGCTCCCGTGAAGGACCGAAAAGGGTCTCCGACTTGCCGAGCACGAGAAATCCCCCCTGTTCCAGCACGGTTGCAAAGCCTGCCATAATCTTCTGCTGCTGTGAACGTTCGAAATAGATGAGCACATTCCGGCAGAGGATCAGATCGCTCACGGCGTAACTGCTTGGGTCGAAGAGATCGCTCTGCCGGAATGTGACCATTTCCTTTATATCAGGCAGCAGATGGTACTTTGAACCCACTTGCTTGAAGTAGCGTGTCTTTACCGGGTCAGGAACCTCCGCCATTCTGTCCTCTCCATAAACTCCTGCCCGAGCTGCTTGGAGGGTGTCGGCATCCACATCAGTAGCCAGGATGGATACGTTCAGGTCCTGCAGATCTTCCTGGAAATGTTCCTTGAGGATGATGGCCAAACTATACGGCTCTTCACCACTGGCGCAGCCGACGCTCCACAGCCTGAGTTCCCGGTGGTCCCGGTTTTTGCACTGCTGAATCAATTGGGGGATGATCTCTTCTTTTATTTTGCGGAAGGTGAGGGGATTTCTGAAAAACTGGCTGACATGGATGGTAAGAACCTTGTACAGGAGCTCCAGTTCCACCTCGCTGCCCAAGAGGAGATCGCAGTAGTCTTCGGCAGTTTTGCAGTGAGTCGCCCTGACCCTGATGCCGATGCGCCGCTTTATGCACTTGTCTTTATAACAATCGAGGTTGAATCCTTTCAGACTCTTGAGGACTTTGCCTATGGTGCCGAATGATTCAGGTGAGATATCAAGGGGGGTATCTTCCGCCAGATCTATATCCTCTTTTGGGTTAGCATCAGGTTTGACGAGGTCCGCCCCGTTAAATGCTGAAGGCAGTGTCAATACCTGTCCAATTCCCGGCACAGTGCATTGAATGCATCTTCTCCGTCTAATATCCTGATTATCCTGACGCCCATGCCGCTCTTCTTCACCAGTCGCAGCATGTTTGCCGGTACCTTCTTTGCCCACATGACGCGGGCTTCCATCCTGACAAGGGTCGTCTCATCGATGGCCAGATCCACTTTTACATCGCTTCCCGGCGAAGCGACGTTTGCTGTTTTGATGAAAAGGCCGTGATGGGAGATATCTTCAGTAAAGGCAATGCGGTCGGTCTGCAGCAGCCCGAATTTCACAGACAGCCTTTTCCGCAGCCTTTTTATTCTTCGCTTGTCAGCCATCGGTCGTCATCCCAAGTTGCAATAAGTGTCGACAGATTAACACAATTTTTCCATATCTCACAGCTAAAACTGGTTCGGTAACGTTTCACCCGAACCGACTCAGGCCGGGATCGAGCCTGAGTAACCGGTGGCGGCAAAAGGGGATGATTGGTGGCCAGACAGGCAACTGGGGGTATGCATTTAGAGGATGGAAAGGGCAACGTCGTTTTGAGTGGAAATTTTTCCTTAACACGGCAGCGGCAGGAAGCCATCACTCCTGATGTTGCAGCAGGTTCTTTACGCTGTCTACCCGGAATACATACCAGGCATCGGCTTCTGCCATCCGTCGTTCCGTTTCGTTGGTCACCAGCCCTTCCAGGGTTACCGCATAATCGCGGCAACGGACACGTATCTGGGTCGCATTGACGAAAGGATCCTTTTCCAGCGCCAGGCGGATCCCATCGATGACCTCGTCGTCGTTGTCTTCTTCCGGCGGGCTTATCTCAAGCCCGTTGATGACATCTCTGCTGCCGGGAACCCACCACGCCAGAACGCCGGCCATCCGTTTTTGGGAGAGGCTTGCCACCTGTCCGTTAAGGGTTACTACCCCCTTGTCAACCGCCACTTCAATTGCACCCGACGCGGTTAGCGGCTCTCTTACCGACTCCATCTGCCCTTTTACCAAGGCGCGAAGTGCATATGGTTCCAGAAGATTTTCAGCGACAATGGCATTGCAGACGTGGGTCCTTATCTCGCCGTCTTCCATACGTTCGGCAGGCATGACATGGAGCCGGTCGATGATCGCCGAAACTCCGGGGATCTTGCCCGCTGCTTCGAGGGCGATCTTCTTTGCTGCCAAGGTTTCTGTTTCCCCCGTCAGCGTTACCTCTCCGTTGCTGTAATCGACTCTGATCGGGCTTGCATGGAGATTTATCAGCGGTTCCCGTTCAAATGCCGCCATTACCTCTCTGGTAACGTCATCTCTGTTTTTCATGGTTCCCCCCGGTTAAAATAGTCGATGTAAGTAAATTTTAACTCAAAAATTGCCGCGGTCATCTGTCCGGGTAAAAAAGGGGGGGAGCGAAGGGGCGTTTTGGTGAATTGGAAAGGGCGAAACAGGAAAGACGGCCTCTGCAAGCCGCCTATCTCCGATTAGCTTTAAAATGGGGTCAGTTCATTTGCTCAAGTTCGTGTTCAGCAAGTTGGGCTATCTCCAGGTAAATGGCGATCATCACGCCTATGTCGCACCATTTCCTGGCGATGGTGCGGATCAACGACCAGCCATTCACTAAAGTACCGGCAAAAAGGAAGATGCCCACGGTCCGGTCTTCTTCAAAGCCCATCAGAATGACGGCATAGACGGCGATGGTAATCATTGACGCCAGCCAGGCAAGTTCCGGTCCTTTGAACGGATTTGACATGACCCGAAGAAAGTCGATGTAGTAATTGCTCAGTCCGCGGACCTTTTGCAAGAATTCGCTGACACCGTCTTTTCCCTGTTTCAGGTAGGCATAGGAAAGAAACCTTTCGGTGGCACGCTTTCTTCCGGCGGTCATCCGCTCATGGACGTACTTTTCGATTGCCTCGTCGATTATTTCCGTGTTCATGACTGTCACCTCACTTCTGTTGCAGTGCTCTCAGCGATGGAAAATCATTTACATTATTCGTGCCGATCTCGCGCCGGGGAAATCTGCTGTCCATATCCGCCAATTATATCAGGTCATAACCCGTATTTCAGCAGCCGGTGACAATGCTTTTTTCAGGGGGAAAGTGTGGCATTTTTGCAACTATGCAAAAATATGGTTCAAAAATTCGCAAATCTACGGGAGGATGGGGGGGCAAAACAGGAAAGAGGGAGTTTTCAGTACGGAGATAGGTTGGCGGGAACAGGCTATGGCTTTGCAGCCTGTTCCCGCTGCTGGTCAGGACTTGAGATATTGGCCGATTTTTTCCGCCAGCGTCTGGTAAATGCGCTCGCATTCCTTATCGTCCTTTTCCAGGAGCGTGACCCTGAACCCCTGCAGGTCGGTATTGAAGGATGAAAGCGGAACGATACAGATGCCGGTATGGGCCAGGATGTAGTAGACAAAGCGCTTGTCCGGCGAGACGCCGGGGGCGTTAACCAAGCCTTCCACCAGTTCCCTTACCTCGACGTTGTCGATGGGCAGGCTCTGCCGGTTGGTAAGCAGCCCTTTTTCAAAGGCAACCGCCATGTAAAAGGCGCCGTTGGTGCGGTTCACCACCAGCCCCGGCACATCCTTGAGGAAATTGTAGGTGATGTTGCTCATGCGCTCATAGCGGGTGATGCGCTCCGCAAGGTAATTGCCGTACTCCGGGTGGGACATGATGGCCGGAATGGTTTTTTGGGGCAGCGTAGTTGAACAGACCTCATTCATCTTGGTGTTGAGGATGGAGTTGATGTATTTTTTGAAGCGCTCGTCCTTCTGGCCATTGTAAACCTCAATCCAGCCGCAGCGTGAGCCCGGCCAGGGCAGTTCCTTGGAGATCCCTTTCATGGCAATGGCCGGCACATCGCCGATGACATCGGAGATG
This region of Geotalea daltonii FRC-32 genomic DNA includes:
- a CDS encoding GSU0071 family protein translates to MNTEIIDEAIEKYVHERMTAGRKRATERFLSYAYLKQGKDGVSEFLQKVRGLSNYYIDFLRVMSNPFKGPELAWLASMITIAVYAVILMGFEEDRTVGIFLFAGTLVNGWSLIRTIARKWCDIGVMIAIYLEIAQLAEHELEQMN
- a CDS encoding chemotaxis protein CheW, which gives rise to MSESNTSPYLLFTLMDSTYAIDLQQVAEVVEPPPLSPIPRAPAHLIGAMNSHGNIKAVVDLSLMLNQGHRKFDGKILVLEDRFASLAIWVDGVLAIAATETMERKPTEEDDELSDWIISDGTQVIRLLALDKLLQRLEATING
- the rimO gene encoding 30S ribosomal protein S12 methylthiotransferase RimO; this encodes MSTNSKEKVSLVSLGCPKNLVDAEVMLGYLSKDSYEVTTDEHEADIIIVNTCSFIKEAKQESIDTILDLADRKHDARCKMLIVTGCLPQRYQEELVKELPEVDIFVGTGDYPRIAEIIAEKRGLSEQLCYTGDPNFLYDDELPRLQSSPYYTAYLKIAEGCSNCCSYCVIPSLRGSFRSRPMDKLLREAKGLVAKGVREINLIAQDITGYGKDLNEGATLEALIRSLVKLEGLQWIRLLYAYPDGISDSLIKLIKEEDKVCKYLDIPLQHISDPILKQMNRRSSEAEIRELIAKLRTEVPGIAIRTSFIVGFPGETDDDFKKLVQFVEETRFDRMGVFCYSREEGTPAFEMAEQVSERIKRERYKKLMRTQARVSFKHNRSLVDKEEMVLIEGYSEETELLLKGRSSRQAPDIDGQVYITAGNAQVGEIVRLRITDSSDYDLIGEIVSQSP
- a CDS encoding LolA family protein encodes the protein MKITVRAIIALFLVLTAISAEASAAEKITVGLKDVVNTVEQSYRALSTLTADFFQRSTIARENREMRADGQMFLKAATDGDPIKFRFDYFRPTTQEIVSNGRTLWMYLPESRKVLLSDVSFVFEPSRFNPDRDRASNFLQGLGRISKDFLITAPSQAQDIEGNYILELTPRRATATIEKLFIAVRRDAVLLYVQNNRDISRLFNDPLRQDLAFPVLSTTVVDHQQNTTIMEFSNIRANTIMSDQLFEFVIPAGVDVVRPSPP
- a CDS encoding YajQ family cyclic di-GMP-binding protein; the encoded protein is MPSFDIVSKVDMQEVDNAVNQAVKEIAQRYDFKGSKSEVTLEKDAIKVLTEDDFRLKAIIDILQSKFIKRGISAKALQYGKVENASGSMVRQVIDVQQGVSKEKGKEINNVIKETKLKVQSQIQDDQVRVTGKNIDDLQQVIQLLKGKDLGLDLQFVNFRQ
- a CDS encoding chemotaxis protein CheA → MDMSHYRELFVTESREHLRAIGNHILSLEGDPGDRSTLDALFRAAHSIKGMAASMGYGDISELAHKLEDLMDRLRKGALVFDSLAADLFLEGADLLETMIGDVDRNVTANRSTDDLIRRIVNFPRNDAPSPTTKTGLPAPPAKANASPPETDGSPTIRVRTELLDSLINLTGELITSKSRIFTVSSRLKQPDLDNACIELGKLLRSLHDQVMKARLIPFFQIGDRFPRIVRDLAKKAGKEIALEVSGSEVELDRGILESLSDPLIHILRNGVDHGIELPGERLAAGKPAKGKIRLSVRREKDRVSIIIEDDGKGMEPAQLISSALEKGLITREEAAGLSKHNALMLTCLPGFSTAGEVTEVSGRGVGMDAVKSAVHALGGTLLIDTEQGKGSSFHLSVPAGISIMQTLVVYCGQMKVAVPVTAITQTRQLERDLILKKGKQSVFILEGETIPLLSLNRILRLPPMPTAGGDISLITCEIRGRKLGLVVDSFLTQHELFIKPLGRPLLKLKGLLGSAILGDGEIVYILDIPNLL
- a CDS encoding LolA family protein; amino-acid sequence: MRSCFSILLLSCVVLLQSALPQHGLAAEMNDVVKTLEQGYRTLNDLQADFSQQTEIASMKRKERGAGELFLKKGANGQAMFSFNYSKPRQQIISNGKKVWYYLPENRQVMVSDVASLFEGGNSVALNYLSGMGHVSRDFNIRFAGDGRDKKGNYLLELIPKKPSQAMAKLHLGIKAQAVASFTREGQAADPFPIAYSVVFDSFGNRTVIEFSNIKVNRGMRSDRFNFKVPSGVEVINPGQTK
- a CDS encoding BON domain-containing protein; this translates as MKNRDDVTREVMAAFEREPLINLHASPIRVDYSNGEVTLTGETETLAAKKIALEAAGKIPGVSAIIDRLHVMPAERMEDGEIRTHVCNAIVAENLLEPYALRALVKGQMESVREPLTASGAIEVAVDKGVVTLNGQVASLSQKRMAGVLAWWVPGSRDVINGLEISPPEEDNDDEVIDGIRLALEKDPFVNATQIRVRCRDYAVTLEGLVTNETERRMAEADAWYVFRVDSVKNLLQHQE
- a CDS encoding CheR family methyltransferase; protein product: MTLPSAFNGADLVKPDANPKEDIDLAEDTPLDISPESFGTIGKVLKSLKGFNLDCYKDKCIKRRIGIRVRATHCKTAEDYCDLLLGSEVELELLYKVLTIHVSQFFRNPLTFRKIKEEIIPQLIQQCKNRDHRELRLWSVGCASGEEPYSLAIILKEHFQEDLQDLNVSILATDVDADTLQAARAGVYGEDRMAEVPDPVKTRYFKQVGSKYHLLPDIKEMVTFRQSDLFDPSSYAVSDLILCRNVLIYFERSQQQKIMAGFATVLEQGGFLVLGKSETLFGPSRELFNTVCPIERIYRAV
- a CDS encoding methyl-accepting chemotaxis protein, which encodes MRIAIGYKFILGFILVVATVAFTPGLVKHVGYSPEGTNILTYAVAVTIGLILGWFFSKSFTKNISLLTAATEDISRGDLTREIKLKDAYVKDETHDISDSINLMVQNLRQLVKHIRETSERVSLSSRTISTNALEINASTEEVAQAVEQISRGAETQAEMVTRSSKVIHEMAASMEMISRRANEASRAARETSLTAHRGGDLAKDSLMRVKLFFDDVERVGVQFMDLNAKLLQVGRIADFIGEIARQTNLLALNASIEAAKAGEYGRGFAVVADEVRKLADGTGKSAADIIELISMVKEESRRVYETITDSSRNIEAGKRNIDTTAESFRDILNTVMETERKTSSITELSQLQTEGAGKMVGMIDEIAKVAEDNAAATEEVSAATLEQSSAMQEMVRATIELTKLAEALLKVVEQFRTPGGETPES
- a CDS encoding PilZ domain-containing protein, which gives rise to MADKRRIKRLRKRLSVKFGLLQTDRIAFTEDISHHGLFIKTANVASPGSDVKVDLAIDETTLVRMEARVMWAKKVPANMLRLVKKSGMGVRIIRILDGEDAFNALCRELDRY